The Dunckerocampus dactyliophorus isolate RoL2022-P2 chromosome 1, RoL_Ddac_1.1, whole genome shotgun sequence genome has a segment encoding these proteins:
- the LOC129190488 gene encoding OX-2 membrane glycoprotein-like isoform X1: MFGLRLTVLLWIGGTCSTQGEVVSSATLTTEAGEPVLLGCNVTTATGDSIHQVRWLDRHNKLLLAYEERAAVRISHRSPNVQLAASDKASSYISITRVLPEDEGCYRCIFDVFPKGSQEGSACIRVTARVHLHGNETAVSGKPAALSCWYSLPERVQQVLWKKTAQRGHTVTVAAFSKQGHYNIEEPLKSRLSLSRSLGNTRLGFRAVAMEDEACYTCEFNTYPDGTRSATACLYVYVLPEAKTTHATSSSGVTEANCTARSRPAANITWRVGEDNQTLESPLVSLSREEDGTTTVTSTLHLRPGVLTEMSVQCVVHHQGLEKPLTVSLNTLVSPVVVVLIWLCGVVAVLILLCLCVYLRLSSRSKCFSGKTAAAPGRRVRRGLGGTHHKDVLTQA, encoded by the exons ATGTTTGGACTGCGTCTGACCGTACTGCTGTGGATCGGAGGAACATGCAGCACGCAAG GTGAGGTCGTATCTTCCGCCACTTTAACCACAGAGGCGGGAGAACCCGTCTTGCTGGGCTGCAATGTTACGACGGCGACGGGCGACAGCATCCATCAGGTGCGCTGGCTCGACAGACACAACAAGCTCCTGCTGGCGTATGAAGAGAGGGCTGCGGTCCGCATCAGCCACCGGTCGCCCAACGTGCAGCTGGCCGCCTCCGACAAGGCCTCCAGCTACATCAGCATCACCAGGGTGCTGCCCGAGGACGAGGGCTGCTACAGATGCATCTTCGATGTCTTCCCCAAGGGCTCACAAGAAGGCAGCGCGTGCATCAGGGTGACTG CCAGGGTGCATCTCCACGGCAATGAGACGGCTGTGAGCGGGAAGCCAGCCGCCCTGTCCTGCTGGTACAGCCTCCCTGAGCGGGTGCAGCAGGTTCTGTGGAAGAAGACGGCCCAGCGGGGCCACACCGTCACCGTGGCCGCCTTCTCCAAGCAAGGCCACTACAACATTGAAGAGCCGCTGAAAAGCCGCCTGAGCCTGAGCCGAAGTCTGGGCAACACCCGGCTGGGGTTCCGAGCGGTCGCAATGGAAGATGAGGCCTGCTACACCTGCGAGTTCAACACGTACCCAGACGGAACCAGGAGTGCCACTGCTTGCCTTTATGTTTATG TGCTACCCGAGGCAAAGACCACCCACGCCACTTCGTCTTCAGGGGTCACCGAGGCCAACTGCACTGCCCGCTCGCGGCCTGCAGCGAATATCACGTGGAGAGTCGGCGAGGACAACCAAACTCTAGAATCGCCGCTCGTTTCCCTCTCCCGCGAGGAGGACGGCACCACGACGGTGACGAGCACGTTGCACCTCCGGCCGGGGGTTCTCACTGAGATGTCGGTCCAGTGCGTGGTGCACCATCAGGGACTGGAGAAACCTCTTACAGTGTCCCTCAACACCTTGG tgagtCCCGTGGTGGTGGTCCTCATCTGGCTATGCGGTGTGGTGGCCGTCCTGATCCTCCTCTGCTTGTGTGTTTATCTCCGTCTTTCCTCTCGCAGTAAGTGCTTCAGCGGCAAAACGGCCGCAGCTCCTGGCAGGAGAGTAAGACGGGGGCTGGGGGGAACACATCACAAAGACGTTTTAACGCAAGCTTAG
- the LOC129190488 gene encoding OX-2 membrane glycoprotein-like isoform X2 — protein MFGLRLTVLLWIGGTCSTQGEVVSSATLTTEAGEPVLLGCNVTTATGDSIHQVRWLDRHNKLLLAYEERAAVRISHRSPNVQLAASDKASSYISITRVLPEDEGCYRCIFDVFPKGSQEGSACIRVTARVHLHGNETAVSGKPAALSCWYSLPERVQQVLWKKTAQRGHTVTVAAFSKQGHYNIEEPLKSRLSLSRSLGNTRLGFRAVAMEDEACYTCEFNTYPDGTRSATACLYVYVLPEAKTTHATSSSGVTEANCTARSRPAANITWRVGEDNQTLESPLVSLSREEDGTTTVTSTLHLRPGVLTEMSVQCVVHHQGLEKPLTVSLNTLVSPVVVVLIWLCGVVAVLILLCLCVYLRLSSRN, from the exons ATGTTTGGACTGCGTCTGACCGTACTGCTGTGGATCGGAGGAACATGCAGCACGCAAG GTGAGGTCGTATCTTCCGCCACTTTAACCACAGAGGCGGGAGAACCCGTCTTGCTGGGCTGCAATGTTACGACGGCGACGGGCGACAGCATCCATCAGGTGCGCTGGCTCGACAGACACAACAAGCTCCTGCTGGCGTATGAAGAGAGGGCTGCGGTCCGCATCAGCCACCGGTCGCCCAACGTGCAGCTGGCCGCCTCCGACAAGGCCTCCAGCTACATCAGCATCACCAGGGTGCTGCCCGAGGACGAGGGCTGCTACAGATGCATCTTCGATGTCTTCCCCAAGGGCTCACAAGAAGGCAGCGCGTGCATCAGGGTGACTG CCAGGGTGCATCTCCACGGCAATGAGACGGCTGTGAGCGGGAAGCCAGCCGCCCTGTCCTGCTGGTACAGCCTCCCTGAGCGGGTGCAGCAGGTTCTGTGGAAGAAGACGGCCCAGCGGGGCCACACCGTCACCGTGGCCGCCTTCTCCAAGCAAGGCCACTACAACATTGAAGAGCCGCTGAAAAGCCGCCTGAGCCTGAGCCGAAGTCTGGGCAACACCCGGCTGGGGTTCCGAGCGGTCGCAATGGAAGATGAGGCCTGCTACACCTGCGAGTTCAACACGTACCCAGACGGAACCAGGAGTGCCACTGCTTGCCTTTATGTTTATG TGCTACCCGAGGCAAAGACCACCCACGCCACTTCGTCTTCAGGGGTCACCGAGGCCAACTGCACTGCCCGCTCGCGGCCTGCAGCGAATATCACGTGGAGAGTCGGCGAGGACAACCAAACTCTAGAATCGCCGCTCGTTTCCCTCTCCCGCGAGGAGGACGGCACCACGACGGTGACGAGCACGTTGCACCTCCGGCCGGGGGTTCTCACTGAGATGTCGGTCCAGTGCGTGGTGCACCATCAGGGACTGGAGAAACCTCTTACAGTGTCCCTCAACACCTTGG tgagtCCCGTGGTGGTGGTCCTCATCTGGCTATGCGGTGTGGTGGCCGTCCTGATCCTCCTCTGCTTGTGTGTTTATCTCCGTCTTTCCTCTCGCA
- the LOC129190488 gene encoding OX-2 membrane glycoprotein-like isoform X3 translates to MFGLRLTVLLWIGGTCSTQGEVVSSATLTTEAGEPVLLGCNVTTATGDSIHQVRWLDRHNKLLLAYEERAAVRISHRSPNVQLAASDKASSYISITRVLPEDEGCYRCIFDVFPKGSQEGSACIRVTARVHLHGNETAVSGKPAALSCWYSLPERVQQVLWKKTAQRGHTVTVAAFSKQGHYNIEEPLKSRLSLSRSLGNTRLGFRAVAMEDEACYTCEFNTYPDGTRSATACLYVYVLPEAKTTHATSSSGVTEANCTARSRPAANITWRVGEDNQTLESPLVSLSREEDGTTTVTSTLHLRPGVLTEMSVQCVVHHQGLEKPLTVSLNTLD, encoded by the exons ATGTTTGGACTGCGTCTGACCGTACTGCTGTGGATCGGAGGAACATGCAGCACGCAAG GTGAGGTCGTATCTTCCGCCACTTTAACCACAGAGGCGGGAGAACCCGTCTTGCTGGGCTGCAATGTTACGACGGCGACGGGCGACAGCATCCATCAGGTGCGCTGGCTCGACAGACACAACAAGCTCCTGCTGGCGTATGAAGAGAGGGCTGCGGTCCGCATCAGCCACCGGTCGCCCAACGTGCAGCTGGCCGCCTCCGACAAGGCCTCCAGCTACATCAGCATCACCAGGGTGCTGCCCGAGGACGAGGGCTGCTACAGATGCATCTTCGATGTCTTCCCCAAGGGCTCACAAGAAGGCAGCGCGTGCATCAGGGTGACTG CCAGGGTGCATCTCCACGGCAATGAGACGGCTGTGAGCGGGAAGCCAGCCGCCCTGTCCTGCTGGTACAGCCTCCCTGAGCGGGTGCAGCAGGTTCTGTGGAAGAAGACGGCCCAGCGGGGCCACACCGTCACCGTGGCCGCCTTCTCCAAGCAAGGCCACTACAACATTGAAGAGCCGCTGAAAAGCCGCCTGAGCCTGAGCCGAAGTCTGGGCAACACCCGGCTGGGGTTCCGAGCGGTCGCAATGGAAGATGAGGCCTGCTACACCTGCGAGTTCAACACGTACCCAGACGGAACCAGGAGTGCCACTGCTTGCCTTTATGTTTATG TGCTACCCGAGGCAAAGACCACCCACGCCACTTCGTCTTCAGGGGTCACCGAGGCCAACTGCACTGCCCGCTCGCGGCCTGCAGCGAATATCACGTGGAGAGTCGGCGAGGACAACCAAACTCTAGAATCGCCGCTCGTTTCCCTCTCCCGCGAGGAGGACGGCACCACGACGGTGACGAGCACGTTGCACCTCCGGCCGGGGGTTCTCACTGAGATGTCGGTCCAGTGCGTGGTGCACCATCAGGGACTGGAGAAACCTCTTACAGTGTCCCTCAACACCTTGG
- the LOC129171124 gene encoding OX-2 membrane glycoprotein-like isoform X2, protein MWQTVLVAAWLLEAASLQITGYGDTTADYGEDARYKCELRNQSGVLQVTWQKRLRDDSIENVASYSKWHGQQINQPYQGKVMLTETSLSSASITLKNLTWADESCYICLFNVYPEGSKTKQTCLRVQGISQVQTKVSRPSSGLADGTMPVMFSCSATGKPAPTIRWLFSQGDTSLHEPVAATVANGDHTFTSSSNVTLIVSRGWKGHADCVVDSGSRGQRMKRIPFSWDADLGEGGAGGAMTPTDQALLTVGIVAVMAFIATIAIVGTIQRREKAYRRTPDVEVEVVTFPANE, encoded by the exons ATGTGGCAGACGGTGCTTGTCGCTGCGTGGCTGCTTGAAG CTGCCAGCTTGCAGATTACCGGTTATGGTGACACAACGGCGGACTACGGCGAGGATGCGCGCTACAAGTGCGAGCTGCGGAACCAGTCAG GTGTGCTTCAGGTCACGTGGCAAAAGCGCCTGCGGGACGATTCTATCGAGAATGTAGCATCCTACAGCAAGTGGCACGGGCAACAGATCAATCAGCCTTACCAGGGGAAGGTGATGCTCACCGAGACGTCCCTCAGCTCGGCGTCCATCACCCTGAAGAACCTGACGTGGGCGGACGAGAGTTGTTATATCTGCCTGTTCAACGTGTACCCGGAAGGATCCAAGACCAAGCAGACCTGCCTCAGGGTGCAAG GAATATCTCAAGTGCAAACAAAGGTGTCCCGTCCCAGCAGTGGCCTGGCAGACGGAACCATGCCGGTCATGTTCAGTTGCTCTGCAACCGGGAAACCAGCACCCACCATCCGCTGGCTCTTCTCGCAAGGCGACACCAGTTTGCACGAGCCTGTGGCCGCCACGGTCGCCAACGGCGACCATACGTTTACCAGCAGTAGTAATGTCACACTCATTGTCTCCAGAGGCTGGAAGGGACACGCCGACTGCGTGGTGGACAGCGGGAGTCGCGGACAGAGGATGAAGAGGATCCCCTTTTCCTGGGATGCTGACCTGGGGGAGGGCGGGGCAG GTGGAGCAATGACACCAACAGACCAGGCTCTTCTCACTGTTGGTATCGTTGCTGTGATGGCATTCATAGCAACCATCGCTATTGTTGGGACGATACAAAGAAG GGAGAAAGCGTACAGAAGAACGCCAGACGTCGAGGTTGAGGTTGTCACCTTCCCAGCAAATGAATAG
- the LOC129171124 gene encoding uncharacterized protein LOC129171124 isoform X1 encodes MKSLSDSLTHPWILTTMRWRNAPNEGHRSLGWFRFHFTRCKQILHKNKTEGVVFAAGLKMWQTVLVAAWLLEAASLQITGYGDTTADYGEDARYKCELRNQSGVLQVTWQKRLRDDSIENVASYSKWHGQQINQPYQGKVMLTETSLSSASITLKNLTWADESCYICLFNVYPEGSKTKQTCLRVQGISQVQTKVSRPSSGLADGTMPVMFSCSATGKPAPTIRWLFSQGDTSLHEPVAATVANGDHTFTSSSNVTLIVSRGWKGHADCVVDSGSRGQRMKRIPFSWDADLGEGGAGGAMTPTDQALLTVGIVAVMAFIATIAIVGTIQRREKAYRRTPDVEVEVVTFPANE; translated from the exons ATGAAGTCATTGAGTGATTCGCTTACCCATCCTTGGATCCTGACGACGATGAGGTGGAGGAACGCTCCCAACGAAGGCCACAG GTCCCTCGGTTGGTTTCGCTTTCACTTCACTCGATGTAAACAAATccttcacaaaaacaaaaccgaAGGCGTTGTCTTCGCAGCGGGGCTGAAGATGTGGCAGACGGTGCTTGTCGCTGCGTGGCTGCTTGAAG CTGCCAGCTTGCAGATTACCGGTTATGGTGACACAACGGCGGACTACGGCGAGGATGCGCGCTACAAGTGCGAGCTGCGGAACCAGTCAG GTGTGCTTCAGGTCACGTGGCAAAAGCGCCTGCGGGACGATTCTATCGAGAATGTAGCATCCTACAGCAAGTGGCACGGGCAACAGATCAATCAGCCTTACCAGGGGAAGGTGATGCTCACCGAGACGTCCCTCAGCTCGGCGTCCATCACCCTGAAGAACCTGACGTGGGCGGACGAGAGTTGTTATATCTGCCTGTTCAACGTGTACCCGGAAGGATCCAAGACCAAGCAGACCTGCCTCAGGGTGCAAG GAATATCTCAAGTGCAAACAAAGGTGTCCCGTCCCAGCAGTGGCCTGGCAGACGGAACCATGCCGGTCATGTTCAGTTGCTCTGCAACCGGGAAACCAGCACCCACCATCCGCTGGCTCTTCTCGCAAGGCGACACCAGTTTGCACGAGCCTGTGGCCGCCACGGTCGCCAACGGCGACCATACGTTTACCAGCAGTAGTAATGTCACACTCATTGTCTCCAGAGGCTGGAAGGGACACGCCGACTGCGTGGTGGACAGCGGGAGTCGCGGACAGAGGATGAAGAGGATCCCCTTTTCCTGGGATGCTGACCTGGGGGAGGGCGGGGCAG GTGGAGCAATGACACCAACAGACCAGGCTCTTCTCACTGTTGGTATCGTTGCTGTGATGGCATTCATAGCAACCATCGCTATTGTTGGGACGATACAAAGAAG GGAGAAAGCGTACAGAAGAACGCCAGACGTCGAGGTTGAGGTTGTCACCTTCCCAGCAAATGAATAG
- the gemin8 gene encoding gem-associated protein 8: MSWFSSPVYSRYWQHYQRAMAWHQRHRRAYQKALEAAYGPIYCQRPRPGGRERYADWHASKSDSEEEEESSSDGEIECDVSNMEISEELRQYFAQTEKHREELRMQQQIEAEQHDSYVPADRDLRGASWRTSAAPPSERPGERRGAEMKKLYGEDAAKILAMEAAMQLTFDRNCDLKQPKYWPVIPLKL; the protein is encoded by the exons ATGTCCTGGTTTTCCAGCCCCGTGTACAGCCGATACTGGCAGCACTACCAGCGGGCTATGGCCTGGCATCAGAGGCACAGGCGAGCTTACCAGAAGGCCCTAGAGGCTGCTTACGGCCCCATCTACTGCCAGCGGCCGCGTCCCGGAGGCCGAGAGCGCTACGCCGACTGGCATGCCAGCAAAAGTGACAgcgaagaagaggaagagagcAGCTCAGACGGCGAGATTGAATGCGACGTCAGCAACATGGAGATCAGCGAGGAGCTTCGGCAGTACTTCGCCCAGACAGAGAAACACCGAGAGGAGTTAA GGATGCAGCAGCAAATTGAGGCCGAGCAACACGACAGCTACGTACCGGCCGACCGCGACCTGCGCGGCGCCTCCTGGCGCACCAGCGCGGCCCCACCCTCTGAGCGGCCAGGCGAGAGGCGCGGGGCTGAGATGAAGAAGCTGTATGGCGAGGATGCCGCCAAGATCCTGGCCATGGAGGCGGCGATGCAACTCACGTTTGATCGAAACTGTGACCTCAAGCAGCCCAAATACTGGCCCGTCATCCCTCTCAAACTGTAG